From Epinephelus lanceolatus isolate andai-2023 chromosome 2, ASM4190304v1, whole genome shotgun sequence, one genomic window encodes:
- the htatip2 gene encoding oxidoreductase HTATIP2: protein MSVMKLLVTALGKATGILTVLIVVIAVVLNYFNDPVPVKYASMAEDMKTLEENFRQQNKSCFILGASGETGKVLLKELLERNIFSKITLIGRRQLTFEDKAYENLVQEVVDFEKLDDYAAAFQGHDVGYCCLGTTKAKAGTDGFIRVDHDYVLKSAELAKAGGCTQFHLESSRGADKNSSFLYLKVKGQVEAEIEALGFDRYAIYRPGVLLVDRVESRPAEFMARKFFSALSSVCSTSMSIPIQAVAKAMVSNTLIQPEKKTEILENNAIATLGKSAGK, encoded by the exons ATGTCTGTTATGAAACTACTGGTCACCGCCCTAGGAAAAGCCACCGGGATCTTGACTGTCTTAATCGTTGTCATTGCAGTGGTTCTGAATTATTTCAACGACCCAGTTCCGGTTAAATACGCCAG CATGGCTGAGGACATGAAGACGCTGGAGGAAAACTTCaggcaacaaaataaaagctgcttCATCCTCGGTGCCTCTGGGGAAACGGGCAAGGTGCTGCTTAAAGAGCTGCTGGAGCGCAACATCTTCTCCAAGATCACTCTCATCGGAAGGAGGCAGCTCACCTTTGAGGACAAAGCATATGAAAACCTG GTTCAAGAGGTGGTGGACTTTGAGAAGCTTGATGATTATGCTGCTGCGTTCCAAGGCCATGATGTTGGCTACTGTTGTCTGGGAACAACTAAAGCGAAAGCAGGGACT GATGGATTTATCCGCGTTGATCATGACTATGTTCTAAAATCAGCTGAGCTTGCCAAAGCAGGAGGCTGCACACAGTTCCACCTGGAGTCCTCCAGAGGAGCTGATAAAAACAGCAGTTTTCTCTACCTCAAAGTCAAG GGACAAGTGGAGGCAGAGATCGAGGCACTGGGTTTTGACAGATACGCCATTTACAGACCGGG GGTTTTACTGGTAGATCGAGTGGAGAGCCGGCCTGCTGAGTTTATGGCCAGGAAATTCTTCAGTGCCCTTTCCTCTGTGTGTTCTACGTCCATGTCCATCCCAATCCAGGCGGTGGCAAAAGCGATGGTGTCAAACACTCTGATACAGCCTGAGAAGAAGACGGAGATCCTGGAGAACAATGCCATCGCCACTCTGGGGAAGAGTGCAGGGAAATAA
- the LOC117255690 gene encoding uncharacterized protein LOC117255690, translating into MQQLVHNEEQLSGSASHCLECRNRCLGLCSLFQQVEHELVLGMVLQEKSLAMSATHCLRLFVLCFWLLVGDVNCEITQRGHVQHVHAGQAPRGVHNDNRDDKRWSEPPIVRIPAAGYKISSVDRGTQGNIYPAQEDHSTASRSSQIQSHYPVMPEIQRSNDPKRQVNHFQPGFSSASVTQRRSNVMHSRSGNKAFAFPDGEKTPPVHDPLHIYHAGAESTGRFSSVEVDKPPVGLRPNRRVPIFSHSSKASQTIHVNPSRPNTNPQESHRIPRPEVGGHRSVYVFPKSFNHGRTNLLRNVFKPIDKETDSVIKGYSPDSNSAGKVDSQIWRPRVYSSDVMSEARGYTHVRHLKPAFDKTRPQASSTADRKFLESGHPPVKHNPGIYSHDSTKLGFGPGVPASGERQRNYNFGGSQPSRWHPPTPDRAQVPIQGKFKPFQRHPTNDAAHNHSPYSETTPTQTTLTPHLNSTGTTSSIVPSVTGNWSTKSASPLQTTGRDEELKPQA; encoded by the exons ATGCAGCAATTAGTCCACAATGAGGAACAGCTGAGTGGATCTGCCTCTCACTGCTTAGAGTGTAGAAACAGGTGTCTGGGTCTGTGTTCCCTGTTTCAACAGGTTGAGCATGAGTTAGTTTTGGGTATGGTGCTGCAGGAAAAAAGCTTAGCAATGAGCGCTACACATTGTTTGAG GctgtttgtgctttgtttttggCTGCTGGTTGGTGATGTAAATTGTGAGATTACCCAGAGAG GTCATGTCCAACATGTCCACGCAGGACAGGCCCCAAGGGGAGTCCACAATGACAACAGAGACGATAAAAGATGGAGTGAACCACCTATTGTCAGAATCCCTGCAGCTGGTTACAAGATATCAAGCGTGGACAGAGGGACACAAGGCAACATTTACCCTGCACAAGAAGACCACAGCACTGCCTCTAGATCATCACAGATCCAAAGCCACTATCCTGTTATGCCTGAAATACAAAGAAGCAATGATCCAAAAAGACAAGTTAACCATTTCCAACCTGGCTTCAGCTCAGCCTCAGTTACTCAAAGACGAAGTAATGTGATGCACAGCCGCTCTGGAAACAAAGCATTTGCTTTCCCTGATGGCGAAAAGACTCCTCCAGTTCACGACCCACTCCATATTTATCATGCAGGAGCTGAGTCGACAGGAAGGTTTTCATCTGTTGAGGTAGACAAACCTCCAGTAGGCTTACGACCCAACAGAAGGGTCCCCATCTTCTCACACAGCAGTAAAGCAAGTCAGACGATTCACGTAAACCCCTCCAGACCCAACACAAATCCACAAGAGTCACATCGCATACCCAGGCCTGAGGTTGGTGGACATCGCTCTGTTTATGTTTTCCCCAAAAGCTTTAATCATGGGAGAACAAACTTGCTACGAAATGTTTTCAAACCCATAGACAAGGAGACAGACTCCGTCATAAAGGGATATTCTCCTGACAGCAACTCAGCAGGAAAAGTTGACTCACAGATATGGCGTCCCAGGGTCTATAGCAGCGACGTGATGTCTGAAGCAAGAGGATACACCCATGTCCGCCACCTCAAGCCTGCCTTTGACAAAACAAGGCCCCAAGCTAGTTCTACAGCAGATAGAAAGTTCTTGGAATCAGGGCATCCACCTGTAAAACACAATCCTGGCATTTACAGCCATGATTCAACAAAACTAGGGTTTGGTCCCGGGGTTCCAGCATCAGGTGAAAGGCAGCGAAATTACAACTTCGGAGGAAGCCAGCCCAGCAGGTGGCATCCTCCAACACCAGACAGAGCGCAAGTTCCTATCCAAGGCAAATTCAAACCTTTCCAAAGACATCCTACAAATGATGCTGCTCACAACCACTCACCATACAGTGAAACGACTCCCACTCAGACAACCCTTACTCCTCATTTAAACTCCACGGGTACAACTTCATCAATTGTTCCTTCAGTTACTGGAAACTGGAGCACCAAGTCTGCTTCACCTCTGCAAACAACGGGCCGAGATGAAGAACTCAAGCCTCAAGCATAG